In Arctopsyche grandis isolate Sample6627 chromosome 13, ASM5162203v2, whole genome shotgun sequence, one DNA window encodes the following:
- the LOC143921536 gene encoding uncharacterized protein LOC143921536 codes for MDIENNNESGLVVEINNNCNCLIENVLKRRFASLPFNEKEIIVKSPKPTPILNIQSKTKTFKRYFNTETYEKISWICGCAHLTKLFCWPCILFSQEVNVWSKFGFSDLNNLSKSRKRHECSQAHICSAAQFKKFGKGPRIENFLSAQFKANIEMHNKEVTANRYILSKLISAICFLAKQEQPLRGHFEHQES; via the coding sequence atggatatcgaaaataacaatgagagtggacttgtcgtcgagatcaataataattgcaattgtttaattgaaaatgtgctgaaaagaagatttgcttctctcccatttaatgaaaaggagattattgttaagagccccaaacccacaccaatattaaatattcagtctaaaacaaaaacatttaaaaggtattttaacacagaaacatacgaaaaaatttcatggatttgtggatgtgctcacttaacgaaattattctgttggccatgtattttattttctcaagaagtgaatgtctggagtaaatttggattttctgacctaaacaatttaagtaaatcgcgcaagagacatgaatgttctcaagctcacatatgttctgctgctcaatttaaaaaatttggaaagggacctcgtatagaaaattttttaagtgctcaatttaaagcaaatattgaaatgcacaacaaagaagttactgcaaatagatacattttgtcgaaattaataagcgcgatctgttttttagcaaaacaagaacaacctttacgaggacattttgaacaccaggaatcgtaa